Part of the Ciona intestinalis unplaced genomic scaffold, KH HT000276.1, whole genome shotgun sequence genome, CATTACAagcattttcatttttagtttCAGTAGAATTTTCAGATATCAACAATTCATTCACATTTTCACTTGGTGTGAGTTTTGCATCTTCCACCTCATTAATTCCATCAATAGGATCAGCTACTGTCGGGATATTATCGTTAATCACCtctaaatttgtttgttgtgaAACGTCCTCACCTGGATTTCCGGTGGAGTCATATACCGAAGTGTTTTCTTCTAGATCTTCACATGGTCGAGTACTTACATAATCCACAGGTAAGTTGCACTCAATCACTTTGTATTTTCTCTCCCAATAACGTTATAAATGTTTGCGTGTTAGCCATTAACGCTGTTTCATTATAGACTATGGTTTCATCTTATTAAATGTCAGAAATGGGAGTCCCCTATGTATTATTTATTGGGCACGTAAGTGGGCGTATGGATCCTTTTTTGTTGCACAATTGTTCTTTTGGGCAACCAGCTCATACATTCCCTGTAATTTATTCTGGTTCTGACGATGCGTAATTTTTGTCGTACTTTCGGTGGAATAaagaagttttatttacaaattttctttttttcagcaGTTACAACcacaaaattatgtttaacgTATTTGCAACTTTAAACCGACGTTACAAAAACACCACTGTATAGTAACCAAAAGATGATTTGCTCTGGGCAAATTCTGCGAAGAGGAGTTCAAACTAAATCAAACTTGGCAAGTAAtacgtttaaaattaatggcCTTATATCGGgtctttttttgttgtttttttcgtaTTAGAATTGATCCCCTTGATTTTTCGAAGTCTCCATTTTCTAAGCTGGTTGTTACACCTGTTTGATAAGGTTCGACTTTTTTCTGGCTATACGTAAAAAAGCGGCGTTGGAGTGATGGTGGCTATGTCTGTAGCCTATAACTATCGACTTCGGTATGGTCTGTTTTCTGATCCTCCAAATCCCTATGATCTTTAGTGGGTTTTCCTCCGTTTTGGAAAGATGGAGAATCTTTGTAATCTGAATCACCACTCGactcgattgagtgttcagtACCCATAGCAGAACTGCTCGCATAAAATTCGGGTCTCGCTGTTGAAATGGTTTTACCAGTTATATCTTTCCAACCGTGGGCACTGGTATTAATTTGGAAAGGATTCGAGGAATGCAGAGTTGCATACTTTTTTTGCGGGGCCAAAGAACTTTCCTCGGTTTGTATAACTTTTGGAGTTCGATACGTAGTGGTAGAAGTTTCGTTccgatttttatttttattttttacttgaaaAGGTTTTCCTGTTGTTATTTCAATAAGGTCGTTTTCTAAATCACGAACGGAAGTTTCCGTCGCATTGGAACTATAAAGTGAACTGTTTGTTGATTGAACCAATGTAGGTGCAGTTTGTTGGTTTTGGTCAAATTTTATGTCGGACAATCTGGTCTTTACATTTGACGTGTAATGTGTTGAAAGTTCTATCATCCTGTTATCTATTACATTACCTTGGGTTGAAGCTTCATTCTTCACTGAAGTGTACAAAGCTGAAGACGAAGTGTCCGATACATTCAACATTACAGTTGGCTTGCTGGAGGAAGAATTATTCTCGATGAAAAATGGTGAAGTGCTTTGGGACTTCTCCAATTCAGATTCGACACTTGTCATATTCCTAACAAACCGTGTAACTGCATTGCTTTGGTCAGTTATAGATAATGGCAAATTCACCGCCGTCGTATTTTCAGCCTCCAAGAGTCCATGTGAAGACGTTGTATATAAGTTTGCTGATTTCCCCGTGCCGAGAACGGATGGTATATTCGTTATAGTTTCTGATGTCGATTCCATTTGAGGATTCACAGAAGTGTTAGTTACTATTTCAACAAACGTAGAAGTAGATTCCTTCGttgaattaattatttttggcCTTTTTGGTTCAGTACTCTTTAGTGTTGGTGGTTCAGTAAACTTTTGCGTTTCAAACGAACTTTGGTTTGGTGAAACAGAGATCCCCTCTGCAATATTAGGCGCAATACTTAGAGGTGTTTCTTCTGTTATGTTGTAGTTTCCCACAGTTGTGAAGCTTTCCACAAGTGTCGGAGGTGTCACCAGTGCAGGAAGAATTTTCAGATGTCCGATTTTCGGCAGTTTTATATTCCATTCTTCTTCAGTATGAAGCACAAAATCGACTCTTTTTGCCTCCGTCtaacaaaaagataaaatcAAAGGCAATTTAATATGAGCTTATGGTTTAAGAATTTATTTACAagtgtaaatgaatgaatttacaagtgtaaataaatgaatgaaacttattcatcctcgcacGGTGAGGCATTTATTAGCACCGATATTTTTTACACCACGTGCCCGCTCTAAGAGTTTCTACATCTTTAATACGTAGGTGATTTTTTAGTATGGCtcacaatttggacaacccattaatgatcACTGAACAGAAGCAGAGGCCGTTAGGTAGCAGTAACGAGCATCGAAATCAAGATAATATAAGTTGGTTACGTAGCGAGTTTCCACTGAAACCCTGCGCGAGCCCCATCTTATTTACATTGTAAACTGACTACTTTATTCAAATACTCATATACACAGTTTTAATGTATGGTCACACTCACCGTGTTGGGTTTGTTCAAAACCTCCACAAATTGACCGTGTATTCTGTATTCGGGATGAACCGCAGAAACATAATAACTCCCAGGTGTAAGTAATCGCCAATACTCCCCGTTTTCAgctgtaaaacaaaagtgaGATGACAAACGCTGGTATCAGAATGTTTTTGACGTTAAATTTAACGCAATGAGTCATATATTATAGTCATACGCAACTAAATGTTAATCACGGGAATTGTACATCTTTTAAAGGTGATTGAAATTATACTATGTTTTAATCGAAATTACACCCGTCCAATTTCAGTCTATATGTACAGCCGTAGCAAGCAGCTATTTAAAGCTATATAAAACCTTCAATTACGACTGAATTTAAACTGCGGCAACCAGAATGACAGAATGTAATCTACTGAGTTTTAATGAGCAGTTCTGCGACGTACATACTTGTTGTAATATGATGTTCAATTCCTTCAACCTGGATTTCCGCATCTGGGATTCGAACCCCGTAAGCATCGGTTACCAAACCTTTAATACCTACATGAGCCTGTACGGGAAAACCggtttattagaaatatacTAAACAGAATTTAGAAGCACTGGgaattacatatagtagggtgaaagaagatgggacatgtctcattctattttcgtcccatgtggtagtgaacaaggaacatttaaagaggTATTCCCCTTCGAACCCAAAATCTTTAAGCCAGAGGTGGGCGCGCCAACCAGTGTACTACAACACCGAACTAAACTGACCTTTTCGGTATAAGCGATGAACGCTTCCTTATTATTTATCCATTCCTCTGGCAACACGTAAGCTGGTGGGAACTTTTGGCACCCGATCTCAATCAATATCTCATAACAGTTGGTGTGTAAGTAATTGAAATCTTGCATGCCTGTTAAATGAGagaattgaatgaatgagtgtaagGCACGGCTGtattgtttcacacacctcgtgcacgcttacgagttacgatGTAGGTGACTTTGGgagtaattgtttttgtttcgatTTTTTAGTATTGCTTAGACAAACCAAGATgcattaagttttatattagtAAACATAATGCAACATATGTCTGGGTTTACCTCCGTGTACTGTGTACCAGTCAGCACCGTTAGTAATGCCACCCGTTCTACCGAAATTCCCATCACATCGGTTTAGAATTGGGTTAGCCATTGTGCCATGGCTCtgtaatataacataacatcatttttattcattcattcaaaaacgATAGTGAATATCATGTTATTTATGGAACGAAGAGAAGAGAATAAGCAGCCAAACAAGagttgtttaacatttttaatttgccATGACTAATTTCTAGAGGACAGCTCGCGAGAGTTGGGTTAAGAGTTTTGTGTGTGCAACTATAAAGCAATATATAATCggttaacttaaaaaaaactaacaaaatatGATATTTTGTTCGTTTAATTGGTCCCAggaaaaaaaataccaaaaacgCAGagcaaaaaacaaagtaacGATATAGCATATACACcacatttaacattaaaatccCAAAACTTTATAACAAAGGTTATTGAAAATACTGCATTACCTCTGCGAATGTAGATGCGAGCATTCGAAATAATGCATCATCCGGGCAAGCGGCGTAGTCGGGAGTTTCGCTTAACCAACGCCATTTGCCAGATGATATCCTCCGTATGTCGTAAGGATAATTCGCCACTAATTCCCCTCCGTGTAACTGAGCCGATAGTAGGAAAGGGTAATTTTTTATCCATTTTATCACAGCATGAATCTCCGGGAGATGGTCCTGAAAAGTTAAAGAAACAGAATTAGAAATGAACGCTTTCTATATagaaagtgattttttttcgcTGAAAAACTTTCGCAGATACTGtttataca contains:
- the LOC113475362 gene encoding carboxypeptidase Z-like, which encodes MAISRQLNFRAISVLGLLFFCGIAAVHDPFAFGLRSECELINLPRCGKLQSGFISLPNPFGHWTQLEIVNSSNYKFLERASEVLMTQAESVHSEEASNVTFEDFQRCEQQIHQLTCAVIAPKCFFLSRLSVSSVPPCKRVCVEVRERCSDLLISGGLQWPVFLDCQEFIECDIETVCRGRRSVLPPVSKSGERRHHFHRLKRPARLPPFQFKHHSQMHLKRMLRKIVHACPDITRFYEIGKSVERRPLWVIEFSDNPGQHDELEPEVKWVGGIHGNEVLGREMLIAFAHYLCREWKSGNQRIVNMIKTTRIHLMPTMNPDGYHKAGLQPKYRRDWLTGRYSKKGFDLNRNFPDLTADMYHNEKHGGPNHHLEIPMEYWRSHREDHLPEIHAVIKWIKNYPFLLSAQLHGGELVANYPYDIRRISSGKWRWLSETPDYAACPDDALFRMLASTFAESHGTMANPILNRCDGNFGRTGGITNGADWYTVHGGMQDFNYLHTNCYEILIEIGCQKFPPAYVLPEEWINNKEAFIAYTEKAHVGIKGLVTDAYGVRIPDAEIQVEGIEHHITTTENGEYWRLLTPGSYYVSAVHPEYRIHGQFVEVLNKPNTTEAKRVDFVLHTEEEWNIKLPKIGHLKILPALVTPPTLVESFTTVGNYNITEETPLSIAPNIAEGISVSPNQSSFETQKFTEPPTLKSTEPKRPKIINSTKESTSTFVEIVTNTSVNPQMESTSETITNIPSVLGTGKSANLYTTSSHGLLEAENTTAVNLPLSITDQSNAVTRFVRNMTSVESELEKSQSTSPFFIENNSSSSKPTVMLNVSDTSSSALYTSVKNEASTQGNVIDNRMIELSTHYTSNVKTRLSDIKFDQNQQTAPTLVQSTNSSLYSSNATETSVRDLENDLIEITTGKPFQVKNKNKNRNETSTTTYRTPKVIQTEESSLAPQKKYATLHSSNPFQINTSAHGWKDITGKTISTARPEFYASSSAMGTEHSIESSGDSDYKDSPSFQNGGKPTKDHRDLEDQKTDHTEVDSYRLQT